The uncultured Desulfobulbus sp. genome window below encodes:
- a CDS encoding YfcE family phosphodiesterase has protein sequence MKILLISDIHGNYPALAAISEAVSKHNISYVLNCGDSLVYAPFPNQTLDWLRSRDAFSIRGNTDDRVIKLLKGKNFKKPANPEKRIMYTSTTEALSRENAAYLLALKKKKILRLGHNFIGLYHGSPAEHEEFLFTDTPDKRFQELAKNTSCEIIVTGHSHTPYHKYIGGVHFINPGSVGRMFDGTPDASYALLKIKKGNVEVKHYRCPYAIETVVEELKKNQLPLVYGEMYRLGKKLN, from the coding sequence ATGAAAATATTACTTATCAGCGACATTCACGGCAACTACCCCGCACTGGCGGCCATCAGTGAAGCCGTCTCGAAGCACAACATTAGCTATGTCCTCAACTGTGGCGACAGCCTTGTATATGCCCCCTTCCCCAATCAAACCCTTGATTGGTTACGCTCTCGGGATGCATTTTCCATCCGAGGAAATACCGACGACAGGGTGATCAAGCTGCTCAAGGGAAAAAACTTTAAAAAACCGGCCAATCCTGAAAAAAGAATCATGTACACCAGTACTACGGAAGCCCTCAGTAGAGAAAACGCAGCCTATCTTCTTGCTTTAAAAAAGAAAAAAATCCTGCGACTTGGCCATAATTTCATCGGATTGTATCACGGTAGCCCGGCAGAACACGAAGAATTTCTTTTTACCGATACACCCGATAAACGCTTTCAAGAGCTCGCCAAAAATACCAGTTGTGAAATCATCGTCACCGGTCACTCTCATACGCCGTATCATAAGTATATCGGAGGAGTACATTTTATTAACCCTGGTTCGGTTGGCCGCATGTTTGATGGAACCCCAGATGCCTCCTACGCCTTACTTAAAATAAAAAAAGGCAACGTAGAAGTGAAACACTACCGTTGCCCTTATGCTATCGAAACCGTCGTCGAGGAGCTGAAAAAAAATCAGCTCCCCCTGGTGTATGGCGAGATGTACCGCCTGGGGAAAAAACTCAACTAG